A single Phoenix dactylifera cultivar Barhee BC4 chromosome 1, palm_55x_up_171113_PBpolish2nd_filt_p, whole genome shotgun sequence DNA region contains:
- the LOC120110107 gene encoding GDSL esterase/lipase LIP-4-like has translation MGGGGGLVLWLTISPAFLFLVVVATLTLPALVESACGSNAVVFNFGDSNSDTGGLMAGLGYQIFPPEGRLFFHRSTGRLCDGRLILDFLCESLHMSYLSPYLESVGSDFRNGANFAIAGSTALPPDIPFSLHIQVNQFLRFKARSLELIAQGSKGLINEEGFHKALYAIDIGQNDLSAAFGANLPFDQVIQRIPSVISEIQTAVKTLYSSGGKSFWIHNTGPLGCLPQKLSLPRKDSSSLDRYGCLVPFNNAAKEFNAQLNILCDELRSELNDATIVYTDIFTIKYDIIANHATYGFENPLMACCGYGGPPYNFNQNITCGNAACPVCPEGSKYVNWDGVHYAEAANAIVASKILTTEYSKPKVKFGFFCTA, from the exons ATGGGTGGTGGAGGAGGCCTTGTGCTGTGGCTCACCATTTCTCCGGCTTTCTTATTCTTGGTGGTGGTTGCTACTCTTACTCTGCCGGCGTTGGTGGAGTCGGCATGTGGGAGCAATGCGGTGGTGTTCAACTTCGGCGATTCAAACTCCGACACCGGCGGCCTCATGGCCGGTCTCGGCTACCAAATCTTTCCGCCGGAGGGCCGCCTATTCTTCCACCGCTCCACCGGCCGCCTCTGCGACGGCCGCCTCATCCTCGACTTCCTCT GTGAAAGCTTGCACATGAGTTATCTGAGCCCATATTTGGAATCAGTGGGATCAGATTTTAGAAATGGAGCAAATTTCGCCATTGCTGGTTCGACGGCACTGCCACCAGATATTCCTTTCTCTTTGCACATTCAAGTGAATCAGTTCCTTCGATTCAAAGCTCGATCTTTGGAGCTCATTGCTCAAG GTTCAAAAggtcttatcaatgaggagggGTTTCACAAGGCACTCTATGCCATTGACATTGGGCAGAATGATCTATCCGCTGCCTTCGGTGCGAATTTACCCTTTGATCAAGTCATCCAAAGGATCCCATCTGTTATTTCTGAAATTCAAACTGCTGTTAAG ACTTTGTACAGTAGTGGTGGCAAAAGCTTTTGGATCCACAACACTGGTCCTCTGGGGTGCTTGCCTCAAAAGCTTTCTTTGCCACGGAAAGATAGCAGCAGTCTTGATCGATATGGTTGTCTCGTGCCCTTCAACAATGCTGCCAAGGAATTCAATGCCCAATTGAACATTCTCTGCGATGAGTTGAGATCTGAGTTGAATGATGCCACCATTGTCTACACTGATATCTTCACCATTAAGTATGATATTATTGCAAATCATGCTACATATG GTTTTGAGAACCCATTGATGGCATGTTGCGGCTACGGCGGACCTCCATATAACTTCAATCAGAATATAACCTGTGGTAATGCAGCCTGCCCGGTCTGCCCTGAAGGTTCGAAGTATGTGAACTGGGATGGAGTTCATTATGCAGAGGCTGCTAATGCCATAGTGGCTTCTAAAATACTTACTACTGAGTACTCTAAACCCAAGGTTAAATTTGGTTTCTTCTGCACTGCTTGA
- the LOC120110113 gene encoding YTH domain-containing protein ECT4-like, which yields MASKATPDFIFDQGVYYPPAANYYGYYSTGIESPGEWGDHNRFFVLDGQDHHYSGVQAESLPYVYFTPSYGYAQSDYNPYNPFIPGAVIGADSPFIGTQQYFTSPTYQQPVSSSPYVPIILQSSSDIVPKDTSEPLLVSPVATVASKCYIEGAKCALPQAPAGKAVTSQRVALGNSLSETSSQQFHAPGNLSEGQVDNMPPSKQSASHGSMLPSNLPHVTQSQGRNSSGSVQATDNFSCERVSPVQNSLIGDMSASNALNKFGSNVCKWATVDKFRPCFQSNGFLYNGRGSSSMLNEQDQGPRTDKGRGQWTSITVKSYTTKVAVSDSQGNIVINVDQYNRDDFPVEYPDAKFFVIKSYSEDDVHKSIKYNVWSSTPNGNRRLDSAYEDAQKLSVGKPKQCPVFLFFSVNASGQFCGVAEMTGPVDFHKDMDFWQQDKWTGSFPVRWHIIKDVPNSSFRHIILENNENKPVTHSRDTQEITYIPGMNMLKIFKSGPLKGSILDDFIHYEEREQVTREEKSRLLRRKYNSSLFVPAFVPKNIFNGSVNQPPAADDIQRDEIVTQFVKVDEKPVDNEIPKNDEIQMNRKVSQPLNVDSEQPVGTVKQHMTADGKEDKQPSSIVDQPRILEGKQQNVTANKLPKLNAKQLPDLAIQPFKAVDKQQSSTVDSPKTDARQVNCTVSQSLKADRKQPNVTNDQHSNWDRRQLSYSVHPPKADEKRLNGTHVKFPQADGKQSYSTVSQPLKAAGKRLNGIVHHSGTTVGSPSKPDDLKIAGNMALNNEQVFPKLGGSRQLDKKDAKPKPIVNPSGASPIMKTSSLSIISKTNEADCSNAVADVVTIGSVHIKVKDLGESSSGFLTFGTVPVDQQGPKLNKKA from the exons ATGGCTAGCAAAGCGACACCAGACTTCATATTTGACCAGGGCGTATACTATCCTCCTGCTGCCAACTACTATGGGTATTACTCTACAG GAATTGAATCACCTGGCGAATGGGGTGACCACAATAGGTTTTTTGTTTTAGATGGTCAAGATCACCATTACTCG GGTGTGCAGGCTGAAAGTTTGCCATATGTATATTTTACACCTAGTTATGGATACGCACAATCTGATTACAACCCTTACAATCCTTTTATACCTGGTGCTGTCATAGGAGCTGACAGCCCATTTATAGGAACACAACAGTACTTCACCAGCCCCACTTATCAGCAACCTGTTTCTTCAAGTCCTTATGTTCCAATCATTCTTCAGTCTAGTTCTGATATTGTCCCAAAGGATACTTCAGAGCCTCTATTAGTCAGTCCTGTTGCAACAGTTGCTAGCAAGTGTTATATTGAAGGTGCAAAATGTGCACTTCCACAAGCACCTGCAGGAAAAGCTGTCACTTCTCAAAGGGTTGCTTTAGGGAATTCATTGTCGGAAACTTCATCCCAACAGTTTCATGCCCCAGGTAACTTATCAGAAGGGCAAGTAGATAACATGCCACCAAGTAAGCAGTCTGCATCACATGGAAGCATGTTGCCGAGTAATCTTCCTCACGTAACCCAG TCTCAGGGTAGAAATTCTTCTGGTTCAGTTCAAGCAACAGATAACTTCTCATGTGAGAGAGTTTCTCCTGTTCAAAATTCATTAATAGGTGACATGTCAGCTAGCAATGCCCTCAACAAATTTGGGTCCAATGTTTGTAAGTGGGCCACTGTTGATAAGTTCAGGCCATGTTTTCAGTCAAATGGGTTCTTATATAATGGCAGGGGAAGCTCATCTATGTTGAATGAGCAAGATCAGGGCCCCAGAACGGACAAGGGAAGAGGTCAATGGACTTCCATCACTGTCAAATCCTACACAACAAAAGTGGCTGTTAGTGATTCGCAGGGAAACATCGTCATTAATGTTGATCAATATAACAGGGATGACTTTCCAGTGGAATATCCAGATGCCAAATTCTTTGTCATTAAATCTTACAGCGAGGATGACGTGCATAAGAGCATTAAATATAATGTATGGTCAAGCACTCCCAATGGAAACAGGAGGCTGGATAGTGCATATGAAGATGCTCAGAAATTATCTGTGGGGAAGCCGAAACAGTGCCCTGTATTTCTGTTCTTCTCT GTTAATGCAAGTGGGCAGTTTTGTGGTGTCGCTGAGATGACAGGCCCTGTTGATTTTCACAAGGACATGGATTTCTGGCAGCAAGATAAATGGACTGGTAGCTTCCCTGTCAGATGGCACATAATAAAGGATGTACCAAACTCTAGTTTCCGGCACATCATATTAGAGAACAATGAAAACAAACCTGTAACTCATAGCAGAGATACACAAGAG ATAACTTATATTCCAGGcatgaatatgctcaaaatatttaaaagtggTCCCCTGAAGGGATCGATACTCGATGACTTTATTCACTATGAAGAGCGGGAACAGGTTACACGGGAAGAAAAATCCAGACTTCTCAGAAGAAAATACAACTCTTCTCTCTTTGTACCTGCATTTGTCCCTAAAAACATATTTAATGGTTCTGTCAATCAGCCACCAGCAGCAGATGACATCCAACGAGATGAAATTGTCACCCAATTTGTGAAAGTGGACGAAAAaccagttgacaatgagattccaaagaatgatgaaatacaaatgAATCGTAAGGTCAGTCAGCCTCTCAATGTGGATAGTGAACAGCCAGTTGGTACAGTGAAGCAGCATATGACAGCAGATGGAAAAGAAGACAAACAACCAAGTAGTATAGTTGATCAGCCCAGAATATTGGAAGGAAAGCAACAAAATGTTACAGCCAATAAGCTTCCTAAACTCAATGCAAAACAATTACCTGATTTAGCCATTCAGCCCTTTAAAGCAGTTGACAAGCAACAGAGTAGTACAGTTGATTCTCCAAAAACAGATGCAAGACAAGTAAACTGTACAGTCAGTCAATCTTTAAAAGCTGATCGCAAACAACCAAATGTTACAAATGATCAGCATTCAAATTGGGATAGGAGACAACTAAGTTATTCTGTTCATCCTCCTAAGGCAGATGAAAAGAGATTGAATGGTACACATGTTAAGTTTCCACAAGCAGATGGAAAGCAATCATATAGTACAGTCAGTCAGCCTCTAAAAGCAGCTGGCAAGCGACTTAATGGTatagttcatcattctggaacCACAGTAGGAAGTCCAAGCAAGCCTGATGATTTGAAGATAGCAGGCAATATGGCGCTCAATAATGAGCAGGTTTTCCCAAAACTTGGTGGTTCCAGACAATTGGATAAAAAGGATGCTAAGCCTAAACCAATAGTAAATCCTAGTGGTGCAAGTCCTATAATGAAGACTAGTTCTCTTTCTATTATTTCCAAGACAAATGAAGCTGACTGCTCAAATGCTGTAGCTGATGTTGTCACTATTGGTTCAGTGCACATCAAGGTTAAAGATTTAGGTGAATCTTCCTCTGGTTTTTTAACTTTTGGAACTGTTCCTGTTGATCAGCAAGGACCAAAGCTGAACAAGAAAGCTTAG
- the LOC103722664 gene encoding GDSL esterase/lipase LIP-4-like, giving the protein MGSNGGVGLVVVALLLVFLTALVESKCESNPVLFNFGDSNSDTGGSAAGFGNVFPLPHGRVFFHRSTGRLCDGRLIVDFLCESLNISYLRPYLESIGLNFSNGADFAIAGAATQPYSTNPFSLGTQVRQFLHFKSRSLELISQGFEGLINEEGFQKALYAIDIGQNDLTGALGGNSTYDQATAKIPIFISEIKNAIKTLYANGGKNFWIHNTGPLGCLPEKLSLPRKDNSSLDPYGCLVPFNNAAKEFNAQLSSLCDELSSELKDATITYIDIFAIKYDIIANYTKYGFESPVIVCCGYGGPPYNFNPSIRCGNPSCNVCADGSKYISWDGVHYTEAANAIVASKILTTDYSKPRAKFDCFCTT; this is encoded by the exons atgggaagcAATGGAGGTGTTGGACTTGTAGTAGTGGCTTTGTTATTGGTGTTTCTGACTGCATTGGTGGAGTCCAAGTGTGAGAGCAATCCAGTGTTGTTCAACTTCGGCGACTCCAACTCCGACACCGGAGGCTCGGCGGCCGGGTTTGGAAATGTATTCCCGTTGCCTCACGGCCGTGTTTTCTTCCACCGCTCCACCGGACGCCTCTGCGACGGCCGACTCATCGTCGACTTTCTCT GTGAAAGCTTAAACATAAGTTATTTGAGACCATATTTGGAGTCGATTGGGTTAAATTTTAGTAATGGAGCAGACTTTGCCATTGCGGGTGCAGCGACACAACCATATTCGACCAATCCCTTCTCTTTAGGCACTCAAGTGCGCCAATTTCTTCACTTCAAATCACGTTCTTTAGAACTCATCTCTCAAG GTTTCGAAGGTTTGATAAATGAGGAAGGGTTCCAGAAGGCACTCTATGCTATTGATATTGGGCAGAATGATCTTACTGGCGCCCTTGGTGGAAATTCAACCTATGATCAAGCGACTGCAAAAATCCCAATCTTTATTTCTGAGATTAAAAATGCAATCAAA ACATTGTATGCTAATGGTGGCAAAAATTTTTGGATACACAACACTGGACCCTTGGGATGCCTGCCTGAAAAGCTCTCTCTCCCACGGAAAGATAATAGCAGTCTGGATCCATATGGATGTCTTGTGCCCTTCAACAATGCTGCCAAGGAATTCAATGCCCAGTTGAGCTCCCTCTGCGATGAACTGAGTTCAGAGTTGAAGGATGCCACCATCACTTACATTGATATCTTTGCTATTAAGTATGATATCATTGCTAATTATACCAAATATG GTTTCGAGAGCCCGGTAATTGTATGCTGCGGCTACGGTGGACCTCCATACAACTTCAATCCAAGCATAAGGTGTGGTAATCCAAGTTGTAATGTTTGTGCTGATGGCTCCAAGTACATAAGCTGGGATGGAGTTCATTACACAGAGGCTGCCAATGCCATAGTGGCTTCCAAAATACTTACCACTGACTACTCAAAGCCCAGAGCCAAATTTGACTGCTTCTGCACTACCTGA